One genomic region from Zalophus californianus isolate mZalCal1 chromosome 2, mZalCal1.pri.v2, whole genome shotgun sequence encodes:
- the LOC113925533 gene encoding soma ferritin-like produces MKNYIQGKQLGCWVAVNYVASYELNISDADADAYFMMTCYYDEESDAPVYVPLFQDQAEVKRAYAKQFIKYLKECQSKICLPVTKRPDIEYWGTDLQVIVIALEMEKELQKHLQELKSLASKNSETDLLKFLKKFLVKQKRNIKYLEYQHSYQKELERLTAEESTSEEPVEASGRGLTSEGKTASPPSL; encoded by the coding sequence ATGAAAAACTACATTCAGGGAAAGCAATTAGGATGTTGGGTTGCTGTTAACTATGTAGCATCTTACGAGCTGAACAtcagtgatgctgatgctgatgcttATTTTATGATGACCTGTTACTATGATGAAGAGTCTGATGCACCTGTTTATGTCCCCCTTTTCCAAGATCAAGCAGAAGTGAAGAGAGCATATGCAAAGCAGTTCATAAAATACCTAAAAGAGTGTCAGAGTAAAATCTGCCTTCCAGTGACTAAGAGGCCTGACATAGAGTACTGGGGAACTGACCTGCAAGTTATAGTGATTGCTCTGGAGATGGAAAAAGAGTTACAGAAGCACCTGCAAGAGCTGAAGAGCTTGGCTTCTAAGAATAGTGAAACTGATCTCTTAAAATTCCTGAAAAAGTTCTTGGTTAAACAGAAGAGGAACATAAAGTATCTGGAATACCAGCATAGCTATCAGAAGGAATTAGAAAGGCTGACTGCGGAGGAAAGCACATCTGAAGAGCCTGTGGAAGCATCGGGCAGAGGCTTAACATCTGAAGGCAAGACAGCAAGTCCTCCATCGTTATAA